The region TTTCTATGCATAGGAACATGAAAAAACTGTGTTGTCTTTCTGCAGGTTGAGAATGTGCGATTAATGACAAAACACGGGAAGAAAAAGGCAGCAACAGGAACATTGTATTTGACGGCCACTCATTTGATCTTTGTTGATCCAGATTGTTCCAAGGAAACTTGGGTAGGTTGATGTAAAGTGTACTCTCACAGGAAAGGAACAAAGGGGCGGAGCTTATAATCCCAGTTTCTATAGCACGAAGCAGTTAGAAGGATTTCTGCTCACCTTTGGGCAAGCCCTGCAACCTAAACCACTTTGTCACTGTCCCTTAACTCTCTGGGGAGTTGATAAATTATTGGCCTTATTCCTGGTTAACATTCCAGGTGTAAGGCATCATCCAAATTAAGGGCTTAGTTTCCAAAGAGACTTTGACACTGAACTGTGGAGGGAGTGAAGTGTATTTGCTGAAAGTTATTGAATGAGGAGCTAACCCTCTTGtatcttttcaactttttcaagttagTTATTTGACCTCAACCAACTTATaaggatttctagtttctaaagaagctgtggtgctgtgtcagTGCATGGgagattgaaacaaaaatcttttttaataaaacgagttaataaaggttgaattatcactgtgaaagatttagaaagctagTATACAGTTTTGGGTTTCCTTTATTGAATGCTGCGCATTGTGGGACAGTaagtgagcaccaagtctcTAATGGCAGACTTATCGgattgttttccctcttcatcttGTCTCCTTTCACGCAAATATTGGAACTTAGTACCAAATAATAACAGTATTCTCATAAAGGAGACAGAGATGGCTGCCATTCAAGACTTTatgctcactttctgtcccaagATGCATTGCATaccacaaaggaaactgaaactcttgatgcctgtTTAGTAGTAGGAGACAACCTTCAGTGACATCTTTGATCTTTCGTTTGCAGATCCTGCATTCTCACATTGCTTCAGTTGAGAAACTTCCCCTGAATGCCGCAGGATCACCACTAAGAATCAAATGCAAGAATTTCCAGTTTGTGACTTTAATTATTTCACGAGATCGAGACAGTCAGGAGATCTTTTCCAGTCTGTTGTGCCTCTCTAACCCTGGTAAGAACATTGTTTTTCAGGCCAAGGCTGgagtatttttatttttctactGATTTGAGGctcaaaattatcattttaacaatttttagAGATATCAAATAAACTGCTTGGTTTCTAGATGTGCATCATTTTGCATTGTGACCACACAGCTTCATTTAGTGCTGTTTTATTGtagtttttccatttacaaAAGGGAAATATATGCATTACTTTTTTGCCTAGATAGACTATTTTTGATATTAGATCTTTGACATGCAAGAATATAAATTATTCTGACAAAAATTCCCAGCCTTGGGTGCATTCCTAACATTCTTAGAATTCCAGAAATTTCAgctataataattttatgaagTACATtctaatttaaaaaagaaaaaagtttatAATGATTTTTCAATGGTAATGGTGTGGAGGTGCTGAAGAGTATTGGTTGGGTCATATTCTGATCCTCTTGCCTTCTTGTCTCCTTAGACAAGAAACTTCACTCCATGTTGTGTTTGTCCACCCAAGTGTATGAATCGGTAAATTTAATGGCAAAATAGTGCCGCAGAGGATAAGCCTGGTGTGGAATAGCTTTCTGCCCAGTTGCTTCATGCTGTGGAAACTGTGATAAGTCCTAGCCATTTGGACCAGTGGCTTGAATGTGATTTTGCCTTTGTAAACAGTAATGTGGTTTCTGTAATTCAGAAACCACTTTGCTTGAGTGTTGTCCTAGACGTAATGAGATTCAGATTTTGGTTTACTTTAAAGTGTTTCttaatgataaaattaatgttattaatACAATACGAGacctcatttctttctttatttcagaAAATCTTGAAGACTTGTATGCATTTTCATACAACCCTATTAGTGAGAAGCTAACAAGGTCTGCGGGATGGGCTTTGTTTGATGTGCAATCTGAGTTTGCACGAATGGGATTGCCCAACAGTCAATGGTGTTGCAGCTCTGTGAATAAGGAATACCAGGTGTGTTTCATTACTTCTTAATGGCTGGTTGTAAGTAGTGTCTTAGATAATATCCAATTTGAAGTTTATTATGAATTTGGTTACTTGACATTACCATGGTCACCCTAACCTGCAATTAGCTGTTGCTAATCTAGGCTGGGAGGGAGCTGACTTCATAACTGGTtatataatatttatattCACACATTACTCACTGGTATTCATACAcaaattatatttatttatgttgtggtttaaatttatccttggtttaaagtttttttaattggttttaattttatttgccattgttccagattatggtaatgaatacacaacaaaagaaaataaaaattgaaccagttctgaaaattttgcaccaaaactaaatttaaaccacaacataattATACCTACTACATTATACattatacataataataattatgtaaatgaaCTGCCTGTCAAAAAATTAGGGCATCACAATACTGATCAGTTTAATTTAAGAAAATGATagttttgatttgaaattatgtAAGTGAGGCATAATAGTTAGCATGCTAacatattaatattttgtgtGACTGAGAAAAAGGTGCAAGTCCTCTTTATATTGTTTCCTATTGGTTTTGTAGATTTGTGACACATATCCTAGCATTTTATACCTGCCAGCCTCTGTGTCCTCTTCTGTTCTTATTGGGAGTTCAAAGTTCCGCAGTCGTGGAAGACTGCCAGCATTGTCTTTTCTTTACAAGAAGACAAAGGTTCAGTATCATTAATCTTAGATGCATTTGTCATAACGTTAACTTTGTACagtaataaacaattattggatgaggttgagcatgatatcatgaattatcaaaacggaggtctgtgttatctgccgaagccgaaggctgaggcagataacacagacaagaggttttgataattcatgatatcatgcgAAAACCGAAAACCAGGCAGAcgttgaacttgacatgataaatgtattaTCTGCAgcagatattacatttatcattTCAAGTTCACAAACTGTTGTGAATTGATTGaatgctctcgaccaatcagatttttcatagtgagtctgatgtataataataataataattattacattacTCTTGTTGGCATTTGGaagtctaaaaaaaaacaggaaggTTTTCTAACAGTAATACTGCTCCTTCCTTGGTGCGATGCTAGTTCACAGTTAGCAATCTaaggtttcaaaattaaattttaagttttacaTTTAGGTTACACTTTTGTTAAGTTTCACAAGATTTACAAGATTGTCCAGAAGAATGTTAATGGGCCAAGATGGAGCAAGATGATGTGAAGTGAAGTTCCTGTCTGATATTGGAATAATTCAATTCTAAAATAAACTAAGGTGGTCTTACATACCTCTTAGTCTCAcatcatgaaacaaaatgttgcaaacctaagaagaagaaaatggtttgaacctaggagtaacataccttgaatgaaaaagatcatctgtgTGACTGGTGCCATGAGAAGGACTGTTATTGgcaactgacgtttcgacaacctgtgcagatGCCATCTTCAGAGTAAAGCTTGACTCtcaagatggcttctgcaccagttgtcgaaacatcagtcgccaacaacagtccttctcagaactccagtcacccagatgatatttttcaatcaaactTAGATGtctgttatacttttttagGCTGCAATTTGTCGTTGTAGCCAGCCGTTATCTGGTTTTAACACGAGGTGTCAAGAAGATGAGATGCTTATTCAAGCTATCTTGGACACAACACCTGATGCCAAGTATATCTACATTGTAGATACCAGACCCAAGGTAAACATCTAAGTTGTAGGTTAAAATGCATCTCAGGTAGAATGGTATCAATTAACCTTGCTTGATTTACTCTCATTTCTTTGTCTCTATTTGTGATCATGAATACCACACAGTAGAAAccaaatgaaaccattttaacCTGAAATACATTTTAACTTACTAcataactataataataattagtaaatttttagctcagaataatgattttccagctttctgattggttccctaagcccatgatatgagccattatcgttaagtttgaccaaataaggaaaaactgatggcgaatttcttgtaatgaaattttggaggtcggaaaaatttttttttttttcttcggtaaagaaaatgtcatgattagaggaggtttcacctgaagaaatcaagagaattgcttgaaaattactaaaacagttattcttctcggacttgccggatatgagctgataataaccaacgaggccgtaggccgagttggttatatatatcagctcatacccggcgcgtcctcgaagaataactgttaattataataatactaataataaataataataatagttattattattattattattattattattattattattattattattattattattattatacgtGTTCTAGCGCTTTTGGTTGCTTTTGCTTAGGTGCCCTCATACTTTAACACCCATTTAATCCCCCCCTTTTCTCAAATTAGTTCCCTTCTGTATTAACCCCCCTCTTTTCAGCGGAAGAAAGTAATTAAGCCCCTTTCCCCTGTTTTAAGGCTGTCTTTCCTCCTCTTTATTCTTCACAACCAAATTAACacctaaaataattttttagtAGTTAATGAGGACTGTAATGGTTCATGTGTTGGaagttcactttttttttgtggatcTTCAGCGTCATGCTCAACAACTTCATCCATCATTTAGCTGTAATCCATCCGGTTAAATTTAATAAGCGCCCCTCTCAAATGAGCCTTGTCTTTATCAATTGGTTTTCCTGCCTCCctttcacaaaaataaaattattaagcACCCTGGAGGACTTATTCAAGGATTTATGACACTCCACAAGTGTTCTGAAACATCAAATACCAAACGGAACACCTTGGGCCAGAGAGAAGTCAAAACATTTGCAGATATAATAAGTAATGCAGGAATTGCTTTGCCATTATTATTCGGATCTTTGGTGTTAATTCATTAAGGACTTGAAACCTTCAATTTTAAATTGATCCAATGTTGTTATTGCAGATAAATGCTATGGCCAACAAGGCTGCAGGAAAAGGATACGAAAGCACAGATTTCTATGAGAATGTGAAGTTTCAGTTTTTAGGAATTGAGAACATTCATGTGATGAGACAAAGTCTGCAGAAGATGACTGAGTGTAAGTGtacatggaaaaaaattatcaagaCTGCAATATTAGTCTTTACGTTTGGCAGGCTAAAATGCATGCATGTATTGCATGTATTGCATGCAAACTGCACGCATGTACACGAGACCTGGAGGACATGTGTCTTGGTGGGAGTACAAAAAATTAGAGTTGTGTGTCCCCCAAGTTTCACACGTGTGCATGTGTTTTGCATTATCTTTTGCCTTCCTTCAAAATTAGGGACCATCagcagtttaaaaaaaatctggGAGAAAAGTAatatttgaaaggaaaatgaaataacttttcaaagataatCACCATGCAAAATTGTTGATTGTAACTGTTTGTCCCAAAGCTAGTGTGTGCAGTACTCGTGCAAAGATTCCTTTTGAAATCTTGACAGAAAACATTACTTTTTAAAGAagagtttaataataatagcaatgatgatgatgatgatgatactAATAactattagtaataataataataataactatttataattattttttatcattgtgAAAATATAACTATCACAGTTGAAATCATACAAATAACATTAAGTCCTTAACAATGATTTGTTTACATTCTGTGGAAATATTAAGTATTACAGGGTAAAAAAACCTGTAAAAACAACCTCTTGGGCTGTCGACAGTTGAACATCAACTGACTATAAACTGTTTGCAACAGTCTGGTGGTAGCTTTTTGTGGGAATTTTTCTCTCTTCAAATTTTGTGAGTGTTTATCTGACGTACTTCATGTAtggtttgtatgttttttatttttagtggTTTGTGAGACTCCAGACATTGCGGCAAAGACCTTTGTCAGTGGTTTGGATGGCAGTGGATGGTTAAAACACATCAAGGCCATCTTGGATACGTCTATTTTTATTGCCAAGGTAGTGGCTGTgtgcttttgtgtttgttaATGGACTTTTGGTATTCCTTATGTCATTCATTTGCCATAGTCAAAGTAGAACTTGGGAGAACTGTTTTAATGACTTGAATTTAATGCCTTTTAAGGGGGATCACAGAGTTactgacaatgaaaaataaaattaataataaaccGACCAATTAACATGGCACTttagtataataattattaaagattTTCTCAAACCCAAAGGGAAAATTTAAAACTGCAATTCTCAAATTACAtactttttttcattagtggctgcattgttggaaaaacaaaataggaGCTAAAACactgacaagaaaaaaatttactgTTCAAAGAAGCTTCCTATCTGCAACATGTTTCAGGATATCTAATTTTCTTGTAGGGTGATGGACAGCAACCGTAACTCCCTTTTCGActtcattgttttaattttcagtgAGATTTTTGATCAAACTTTCTCTGTAGAGAGTGAAAGCACTTTGTAATATAAAATTGTGACAGCATCAAAACATATTTAATGGGTATACTATCTTACTTCTAGTTGCTGCCGTGCAGTGGCTCCAAAATGGCTTTCCCTAAGCTTCCTAATATCATTCATTTATGTGCAGTGAATTAAGTAATAGCAGGTTATAAGCCAAGTTGGCCATGTTACTAAAActgttaattttattgacaGAATGGTGGAAgagataaacaaaaaacagtcATGAATATTTCCACTgacagaaataataaaaactaaaaattactACAAAGAGTCACTGAGGAGATTGGAACTTATGACCTATAGAATTCAATTACCTTTAATAGTTATTTTCCACTTCTTCCCAATAACAGGGATAGTGGAATCATTGAACAGTCCTCCATTGAACCTAATGTACCCTTATCATCTAGGTCCCTTTTAATTGAGGGGTATGACTTACATATATGTACATGGCCACAGTGTCAAGTAAGGAATTATAACAATTCATATCACATAAACTGAAATTTTTGGACGGTACATGCTCTATCTTCTATTATGTTCTGAGAACCAAGAGGGAGAAGTGTGAGAAGGAGTTTGAATATCATCGTCTACTTGCCAGGGCAATTCTCTATGCAAAGTCAATTTACATCCCTGAATTGCTTACTAAATGAGTCTTTGATTTTGAAAGATGTATCTTTCCATAATTAAGCATTCCATAATTAAGGCATTTCTTACTTGTTACAGGCCGTAGCAGAAGAGAAAATCAGTGTTGTAGTTCACTGCAGTGATGGCTGGGATCGGACAGCGCAGACATGCTCAATTGCCAGTATCATATTGGATCCTTACTACAGAACAATCCATGGATTTCAGGTTAGCTTGCTTCTAGGGATAAAAATAACTACTTAcactaataattatattaattctTATAGTTGAGTCCTCTTCATCTacatttggtttaaaaaaaaacttgagcCTCACAAAAATTCTCAGCATTTTGTGCAAAACTCCTTGTGGTTCTCATATCTCCCTGAGCCTTCTTTTGTTAgcttgtattttattgtaaatatctGTGACCTAGCAGTGGAGATGAACTAAATTTAATCTAAAATCCCGGGGTACATCTAGAAAAATTGTTCAGAAACAATGCTGGAAAGTATTTCAAGACACTTAAAGTGGTATTGAgtcaattttcttcttttctctgttgttAATCAAAGTACATTGATGACTCTCTTGACCATCTTTCATtgcaagaataataattaataattaactaataataattattattattagttagATAAAAGCATAATCTCATTGTTCTTATTTTCATGGGGTTATCGTTTTTGTAGGTGTTGGTTGAGAAAGAATGGCTATCTTTTGGACACAAGTTTACTGACAGGTACGAAATCCTTCCATTATCCTTGAAGAGCCTTCAGATGCAATTGGATGCTTACTGCTGCTCTTTCTAAATGATGACTTGTCAATATTTCATTGGAGGGCAGGCACTATACAGAAAATGAGGTGATTGGCAAGAGGAAGCCTTGGCAACCGAGCCACAAGTCAATCCTAGCAATTCTGACACTGTCTTTACAGTGGGTAAACCAATGCTAACCATCTCTTGCCCTCAGGCAAGGGTGAGTGGGCTAAAATGGAAAACATGAAGAACACCCTGTGCAACGATGAAGCAAACAACATTAGAAGTGAGACACATTCATTAACAATAAATGCTGACCAGCAATCCTTTCCAAGTGAACATGGgttataaaatattaaaattatggCCAATGCCATCAGATATGAGAATGAAGAGTACAATATTTGAGTTCTGTTGTTGATGAGCTAATTGATTGGAAAACCTTCCTTTTCACTCAGGTGTGGGTTTCTTCAGTCAGATGGGAAGGAGACTTCACCAGTGTTTCTGCAGTTTTTGGAAGGGGTTTGGCAACTGCTGGAGCAGTTTCCATTTGCCTTTCAGTTCAATGAAAGATTTCTTCTCACACTTCATGACCACTTGTACTCTTGCCaggtaaattgttttttgctcacaaattttaaagaaaagagaTAAATGAGGGTCACGTCTAGCACAAGAGAAGACATGAAACAAATTATTCGTGGGTTCCTtgacactgaaaaaaaaaataatgatatagCTTTTGAAAGAAGTTTATGCCTCAAGCATGGAAACGATACTCAAGGAGATTATGGTTGGTTGTTTACAGTTCACTTAGCAACCGGGTGATTGCAACTTAGACtcattgcattcattttaaagagTAGCACCAAACCATGAAAGATTATCGTTGGTTTGGGTCGCCAGTTGCAACAAATATAGACCATTAAAAGAACTATCCATAAGCCTAAGAAAATGAATGTGGCTGCCATCAAGCAATATTGATTTTGGTTGGGATTttgataaatgaaaaagaataaaaattgacaaattaGAAATGGATCTGAGTTTGTgcagcaacaaaaagtgactCCCAGAAAGATTAATATCATATTTGCTGATAAACTTGTTTTTTAGTTTGGAACTTTTCTTGGAAATTGTGAACGGGAACGCAAGGAACACAGGTGAGTTGAGATGATCATTAGTTGTTTATGAAAATAAcatcttttttccttccttttcccCCTGTCAGGCAAGTACCTTTTTCCAAAGCTAAAGGGATCTTTTATGTTCTAAAATTTGAATTCTGAATGTTTTTAATCATTCGTAGTTGCAGATTTGTTTATATTGGACTCTCATGATCACATTCTTGTTCCAGGTTGCCagaaaagacattttcatTATGGGGCTACATGTGGCAAAATATTAGCGACTACGCTAATCCGCTGTACAGAGGAGGGGATGAGGAATTATTTTGGCCCAGTACATCGCCACAAGTGCTCAAGTAAGTTTGAAGTTCTTAAGGATCATTCATCTCTGTACAATTGAATTTGAGAAGGTTGTGTCATATCGAGTGCATGGGTTATGAATGCTTACCAAGGCAGAAGCTGGACTCACAGCTCTACAAAGGCAAGAGAAACCAGGGAAGGGCAATGCATAGATTAAAAAATTCTGTGAAGGGAAACATGAAATGGAAGGACATTAGTGGAAGTACCTGCAAAGGATTTATCAAAGGGGAGGAGTATAGCACAACCCTAGAGACCTCTTGTAACTGCATGTCAGTCATTGTTAGTTAGTAGGCATTTAAGAAAAGCAGCAAGGTTTGTATCAAAAGAAGGTCAACTCctgcctcactttcattcaaaggcaaGGCAAAATGATCTATTATTATATCTGTCTccacaagaaaataaacaatttaataatagcaaaaaatGATACATTGTAAATGGCGATACATGCAAGGCTTCAAGGTTCAAGTGTGAGCATTATTGTTTCTACAGGTTTTGGCGATCAATGTACAATCGATACGATAATGACATTCATCCACGTGAAAAAGTAATGGATGCAATAAGCAGCATCATTGATCACAATGACTCCTTACTGGACCATATTAAATTCCTTTCTTCTgtaagtataataataatattcatttACTGCTGAAAATCAAGGTTTATACATGTATGCCGGCATGCTGGGTACGATAAGATACACATCTCATCATTACCAGTTGGTGGCTTATTTTGTCCAACATTGGACTCTGTTGCATGTGCTGGTTGAACTAATGATAAAggtcaaaaaaagaaactgaggcagcgtggccgagtgaTGAAGGCGCTggatttgaaatctggagatctgctctgaccactagttgaatttgttccaggtagtccctggttcaactcctcagcTGTGCTTGTACAAAGCCAACTGGTCTACCTCCTGGTAGTTGGggttcttaacctgttaagtttatttcagtggTTTGTTTCATTGACTTTGAAAAGTCCCAGCAGGGAGAGGTCAATTAAGTTTAAATAGGGAAAAGAGCTTACTTGACAAATTTAACTGCAAATGGCTTGATTCTTTGGATAATTGCAAAGGTGCAGACtacaaagaatattttttcaaagtttattgTTGGTACTTAAGACATGTCTAAGGATTGCAACTGTTCATTGGTATGATGCCTGAAATATGTGCAATCTTACAATGATAATACTGGTAAGTATTATGCTAATTATTGGTTTGAGATTCACAAATCCTGTGACAAAATTGATGGTAGAACATTTCAACAACGTGAGAGTGTTTATTTGtgaggaaaggaaaggaatgtAAAAAAGGGACTATAGAATATGGTTAGTCCCAAGTTCTTACTGCAGCGAAGTGCGGGACATTACTCACTGGTCCTTCTTCATTTTCTGGAGAGATTATTGGACTTGCCACAATACCAGAATACACACTTAGCACGTGCCTATTATACATGTTACATGTCATTATGATGTGCAACGCTTTCCAGAGAGTGCAGGAGAAAGTGACATTTTTGTCTATATCCATTTAGATAGTGCATTTAACCTAAACCTGTCCAAATCACATACAGTAGTGCCATTTCACAGTTTGTGTGCccagttgcctggcctttgagtGAAAGTGGGCtagagttgaccttgttttgatagaaacctgaCTCCTTTATCTTATGTAAATCCCtgctaattagcatgagaatgGCATCATTGATGTTGGAAAGGCAGGgagtttctatcaaaacaaggtcaagtTCTGGCAACTGGCAACTATTAAAGCTCACATCTGTAAAATTGTCTGTTGGTTACTTGGGTACAtcagtattttattttcaacttcagCGCATGGAGATGATGAAAGCTCTTTGTAACTCCAGGACTAAGAACTACAGCTGCACGGCTTGTTCTGGGGATAGAAACTTTATAGACATGAAACTTGGTAACTTGATGTATGAAGTACCAGTTGGGAACTCAAGTGATTCAACGCCCCTTGCAAATTCATTAAATGGTGTGGAAGTTGACACAGCACAACCAGGCTCACATACTAGTGATGAGGATTCTTTGTCCTGGTCATCATCAATTTTTAGCACTTACACAAGTGATGCTAGTTACATTAGTCAAGATAGTGGAATTGGTAAGACTGTGCCTGACGACCTCCAGATATCATTGAAGCGTCAGGGCCTGACTGTGGATGACCTGTTGGAGTCTATACCACCCTTTGTTGTGGAATGGCAGTCTGTCCGGGATGTTTCTCAATGTTTGAATTGTGCATCTCCCATTGATTTTCTCAGCAGAAAGGTAATATTTTTAACTATAGTGAGGATCTCAAACCAGGGAATCAGTTCAATTTATTGTCTCTATCATCACTTTTTACCATCTAAAAACTTCAGctggttaaaacaaaaataaatcactTACAATGGTGTTACCAAATGCTGATCCTTGTATTCTGAAAGAAGTGAGGGCAAAAGTATCTGTGTGAGGTGGACTAAAATGAGGCAAATGTCTATTCCTTATATAATTCCTCTGTTCAGCGACAGATCACAGATGAAGTCAAAATATGGTAATAAGGCAGTATGTAACCGCtcttcttaccacattttgacgtcttgTATGATCTGTTACGGCAACATGaaatctattaattttgttttatacaataatgaagtgaaaaagtaaacAGTGAAGTCAATGATAGGTCCCTCCTCCAATGAGCTTTTTGTTGtagaaaatgattttacatATCTGGCCCAGTCATTGTTGTATCTGTCACACCTTGGTTGTATAAAGAGTGGACAAGTTTACCAATTGCcaaattaatcataaccattacaattttctcaaatttgattGCTGCATAACTGCCTCATTTTTCACTAATTATTGGGTGGGGTTTAAATCGGATAGTGAAATCATACAGTTGGCTGTAAACGTATACCTGAAATCGGATGGTTACACGCgaggctgatttgaaattactagTACAATTATATCCTTGAATTGTAAGACACGCAGTcttattaccaattaattgtcaataacaaaatgagaGAATCTTTTAAGTCAACCATTGAAAAAAGGCGGTCAAAATCTAAGGAAAACATATCTAATAAAAGTCATTGCATCAGTTCATCTCATCCAgggttgttttcaatctgctcacttaagaaatttttattggctgctttaCTGTCTGATTTGGCctgattccaaatttttgtaattgAACAGGTCAAATCagacagtttggacctgaaacagccaattaaggtataaataagggctgttaacaaccaatcatgttcaagcattttgttatagaccaaattggactccactcaatcctattaccattatttaCTATCTAGCAGCAAAGCATCTGTAAAACCAGGGCATAATTATCCACCAAATACTTATTTGTCCAGAGGATTTTAATAGAAcaacttttatttatttgcttatttgtttttcctcttgACAGTATCACTGTTGGAACTGTGGAGAAGTGTTCTGTAAACGATGTATTGACAAACAATGCTCACTACCAAGTCATTACTCAGATAATCGCGTCCCAGTCTGCAAGAATTGCTACAAGGCCCTcaagaaatataaattaaattccAACCACAAACAGATGGCAAAAAAATGTTAGTTATCATGGAACTGTAGGATCATTTTGATAGAcaattttgctaattttaaaatcattgtCAACTCACTTTCCCAGCCCTTTGTAGGAATAACAAATTAGTTTTCCTTCAGGAAAGCCTGGAAATACCCAAGCTTCCCTGCAGTTTAGGATGGGGAGAATTAACCTAGATTTATGTGCCTCAATTTTTGATGTTGCAATGAGTGTTGTAcagttcacttttactatgttCATAAAATCAAGAATATTTATGCAGTAATAGAATAAGAGCTGGAAtagaatattattatcataaatttGCCTTGATGGGGCGCATCTTGTGTTACTCTAAGAGCAATGCATTATGGAGAATTCTATGCATTCTTTCTATTCGGAAAATGTGCTAATAGGGATTTCAAGGGAGATATTTTGacctttaaattattattgatcaatATTCACATCCCAGAAATTG is a window of Acropora palmata chromosome 4, jaAcrPala1.3, whole genome shotgun sequence DNA encoding:
- the LOC141879932 gene encoding phosphatidylinositol-3,5-bisphosphate 3-phosphatase MTMR6-like; amino-acid sequence: MDVIKLPKVENVRLMTKHGKKKAATGTLYLTATHLIFVDPDCSKETWILHSHIASVEKLPLNAAGSPLRIKCKNFQFVTLIISRDRDSQEIFSSLLCLSNPENLEDLYAFSYNPISEKLTRSAGWALFDVQSEFARMGLPNSQWCCSSVNKEYQICDTYPSILYLPASVSSSVLIGSSKFRSRGRLPALSFLYKKTKAAICRCSQPLSGFNTRCQEDEMLIQAILDTTPDAKYIYIVDTRPKINAMANKAAGKGYESTDFYENVKFQFLGIENIHVMRQSLQKMTELVCETPDIAAKTFVSGLDGSGWLKHIKAILDTSIFIAKAVAEEKISVVVHCSDGWDRTAQTCSIASIILDPYYRTIHGFQVLVEKEWLSFGHKFTDRCGFLQSDGKETSPVFLQFLEGVWQLLEQFPFAFQFNERFLLTLHDHLYSCQFGTFLGNCERERKEHRLPEKTFSLWGYMWQNISDYANPLYRGGDEELFWPSTSPQVLKFWRSMYNRYDNDIHPREKVMDAISSIIDHNDSLLDHIKFLSSRMEMMKALCNSRTKNYSCTACSGDRNFIDMKLGNLMYEVPVGNSSDSTPLANSLNGVEVDTAQPGSHTSDEDSLSWSSSIFSTYTSDASYISQDSGIGKTVPDDLQISLKRQGLTVDDLLESIPPFVVEWQSVRDVSQCLNCASPIDFLSRKYHCWNCGEVFCKRCIDKQCSLPSHYSDNRVPVCKNCYKALKKYKLNSNHKQMAKKC